One Scomber scombrus chromosome 1, fScoSco1.1, whole genome shotgun sequence DNA segment encodes these proteins:
- the kctd3 gene encoding BTB/POZ domain-containing protein KCTD3 isoform X1 — protein MTLVRCSNDCLQQCNSSFKCTAPTFPSSNNCAIVSLYCRFSTSRQTLMWIPDSFFSSLLSGRISTLRDETGAIFIDRDPTAFAPILNFLRTKELDLRGVNISILRHEAEFYGITPLVRRLLLCEELDRSSCGSVLFHGYLPPPAIPARKSSPASVASGISSSDEQPGPSGAEGFTRVGPPPHPSLNGSPGTDDNHKLGPMVDPRKVLIIAGHHNWIVAAYAHFVICYRIKESSGWQQVFSSPYLDWTIERIALNAKVVGGPHGDKDKMVAAASENNIILWSIQDGGSGNEIGVFSLGVPVDDLFFIGNQLVATSHTGKVGVWNAVTQHWQVQDVVPITSCDTAGSFLLLGCNNGSIYYIDMQKFPLRMKDNDLLVTELYHDPSNDAITALSVYLTPKTSVSGNWIEIAYGTSSGAVRVIVQHPETVGSGPQLFQTFTVHRSPVTKIMLSEKHLVSVCADNNHVRTWTVTRFRGMISTQPGSTPLASFKILSLEETESHGSYCSGNDIGPFGDRDDQQVFIQKVIPITNKLFVRLSSTGKRICEVQSVDGTTISCFMVRECEGSSRMGSRPRRYLFTGHGNGSIQMWDLTTAMDTANKGEERKKDDVGGPTEEELLQLLDQCDLSTSRCATPNISPAPSVLQHTRLRESCSSLQLQPQETIPESQATYGAVRPYRESPLLARARRTESFHSYRDFQNFSLSRGVLDSTGQTAAQSASQTLDARRSLCDFGPEETERRASAMELWACRSIGASSNNNVGGLTTAGVYGPKAESSQEPPRQPPDSPIPGGDVRRKVHPQPEEGEGVGPGGDAAKAEGSVRKRGVLEGGFLGRKRAPPVPHLSSVPSGSEGGGSDSSATASPSPTKLGSSTSPRHRKLPSESSNQDSSL, from the exons ATGACATTGGTGCGGTGCAGTAATGATTGTCTTCAACAATGCAACTCATCATTCAAATGCACTGCTCCCACATTTCCCAGTAGTAATAACTGTGCTATTGTGTCTTTATACTGTAGGTTCAGCACCTCCAGACAGACTCTGATGTGGATCCCAGACTCTTTCTTCTCAAG tttGCTGAGTGGAAGAATATCCACTCTTCGGGATGAAACTGGAGCT ATATTTATTGACAGAGACCCTACAGCTTTTGCACCAATTTTGAATTTCCTCCGAACCAAAGAATTGGACCTGCG gGGCGTCAACATCAGCATTCTGCGACATGAAGCTGAGTTTTACGGGATCACCCCTTTAG tacGGCGCTTGCTGCTGTGTGAGGAACTGGACCGCTCATCATGTGGCAGCGTTCTCTTCCATGGTTACCTGCCGCCCCCAG CCATCCCTGCCCGGAAGTCGAGCCCCGCCTCAGTAGCGTCTGGCATCTCCTCCTCCGACGAGCAGCCGGGTCCAAGTGGAGCAGAAGGTTTCACCCGTGTTGGTCCCCCTCCTCACCCCTCCCTCAATGGCTCACCTGGAACAGATGATAATCATAAACTGG gtccTATGGTTGACCCTAGGAAAGTGCTGATAATAGCAGGACATCACAACTGGATAGTAGCAGCTTACGCACACTTTGTCATCTGCTACAG GATAAAGGAATCTTCTGGATGGCAGCAGGTGTTCTCCTCTCCCTACCTTGACTGGACCATTGAACGCATTGCACTTAACGCCAAGGTGGTGGGTGGACCGCACGGAGACAAAGACAAGATGGTGGCAGCCGCCTCAGAAAACAACATCATCCTCTGGAGCATCCAAGATGGAGGCAGTGGCAATGAGATTG GTGTCTTCAGCCTTGGCGTACCTGTGGATGATCTCTTCTTCATCGGAAACCAGCTGGTGGCTACGAGCCACACGGGGAAGGTTGGGGTGTGGAATGCTGTTACACAGCACTGGCAG gtTCAAGATGTTGTTCCCATTACCAGCTGTGACACAGCAGGATCCTTCCTATTACTGGGTTGCAACAATGGCTCTATCTACTACATAg ACATGCAAAAGTTTCCACTGAGGATGAAGGACAATGATCTTCTGGTGACGGAGCTTTATCATGACCCTTCAAATGATGCCATCACTGCGCTATCTGTCTACCTCACACCTAAAACca gTGTGAGTGGAAACTGGATAGAGATAGCCTATGGGACCAGTAGTGGTGCAGTGAGGGTGATTGTGCAACACCCAGAGACTGTAGGGTCAGGTCCACAGCTCTTCCAGACGTTTACTGTGCACAGGAGCCCTGTGACGAAGATAATGTTGTCTGAGAAACATCTGGTATCAG TGTGTGCGGATAACAACCACGTTCGGACGTGGACGGTGACCAGGTTCAGAGGGATGATCTCCACCCAGCCAGGCTCCACTCCTCTGGCCTCCTTCAAAATACTGTCACTGGAGGAAACAGAGAGCCACGGGAGCTATTGTTCAGGGAATGATATag GTCCGTTTGGAGATAGAGACGACCAGCAGGTTTTCATTCAGAAGGTCATCCCCATCACCAACAAACTGTTTGTGAGGCTCTCATCTACTGGTAAAAG aatcTGTGAGGTGCAGTCAGTGGATGGGACCACCATTTCTTGCTTCATGGTACGGGAGTGTGAGGGTTCCAGCCGGATGGGGTCCCGACCTCGGCGCTACCTGTTCACTGGCCACGGCAACGGCAGTATCCAAATGTGGGACCTGACGACTGCGATGGACACTGCTaacaaaggagaggaaaggaagaaagatg ACGTTGGTGGACCTACAGAGGAGGAATTGTTGCAGCTGTTGGACCAGTGTGACCTGAGCACCTCCCGCTGTGCCACACCAAACATTAGCCCCGCCCCCTCAGTGCTTCAGCACACACGCCTCCGAGAATCCTGCTCCAG TCTCCAGTTACAGCCTCAGGAAACCATCCCTGAGAGCCAGGCCACTTATGGAGCTGTTCGACCCTACAGAGAGAGTCCCCTGCTGGCCCGTGCCCGACGAACTGAGTCCTTCCACAGCTACCG AGACTTCCAGAACTTCAGCCTTAGTCGAGGAGTCTTGGACAGCACAGGTCAGACAGCTGCCCAAAGTGCCAGCCAGACCCTGGACGCCCGCCGTTCACTCTGTGACTTTGGGCCCGAGGAGACTGAGAGGAGGGCCTCAGCCATGGAGCTTTGGGCTTGTCGAAGCATTGGTGCAAGCTCGAACAACAATGTCGGAGGTTTGACTACTGCTGGTGTTTACGGACCGAAGGCAGAAAGCAGCCAAGAGCCCCCACGGCAACCCCCAGACAGCCCGATCCCTGGAGGTGACGTCAGGCGAAAGGTGCATCCACAGCCAGAGGAGGGAGAAGGTGTGGGACCCGGCGGAGACGCAGCGAAGGCAGAGGGAAGTGTGAGGAAGAGGGGAGTACTAGAAGGAGGCTTTCTGGGTAGGAAGAGGGCTCCCCCAGtccctcacctctcctctgtcCCCTCTGGATCGGAGGGGGGTGGCAGCGACTCCTCTGCCACTGCCTCTCCCTCCCCAACCAAACTGGGTTCCTCCACCTCACCACGACACAGGAAGCTCCCCTCTGAGTCATCCAATCAGGACAGCAGCCTGTGA
- the kctd3 gene encoding BTB/POZ domain-containing protein KCTD3 isoform X2: MATNGNNLTTGMGEIIQLNVGGTRFSTSRQTLMWIPDSFFSSLLSGRISTLRDETGAIFIDRDPTAFAPILNFLRTKELDLRGVNISILRHEAEFYGITPLVRRLLLCEELDRSSCGSVLFHGYLPPPAIPARKSSPASVASGISSSDEQPGPSGAEGFTRVGPPPHPSLNGSPGTDDNHKLGPMVDPRKVLIIAGHHNWIVAAYAHFVICYRIKESSGWQQVFSSPYLDWTIERIALNAKVVGGPHGDKDKMVAAASENNIILWSIQDGGSGNEIGVFSLGVPVDDLFFIGNQLVATSHTGKVGVWNAVTQHWQVQDVVPITSCDTAGSFLLLGCNNGSIYYIDMQKFPLRMKDNDLLVTELYHDPSNDAITALSVYLTPKTSVSGNWIEIAYGTSSGAVRVIVQHPETVGSGPQLFQTFTVHRSPVTKIMLSEKHLVSVCADNNHVRTWTVTRFRGMISTQPGSTPLASFKILSLEETESHGSYCSGNDIGPFGDRDDQQVFIQKVIPITNKLFVRLSSTGKRICEVQSVDGTTISCFMVRECEGSSRMGSRPRRYLFTGHGNGSIQMWDLTTAMDTANKGEERKKDDVGGPTEEELLQLLDQCDLSTSRCATPNISPAPSVLQHTRLRESCSSLQLQPQETIPESQATYGAVRPYRESPLLARARRTESFHSYRDFQNFSLSRGVLDSTGQTAAQSASQTLDARRSLCDFGPEETERRASAMELWACRSIGASSNNNVGGLTTAGVYGPKAESSQEPPRQPPDSPIPGGDVRRKVHPQPEEGEGVGPGGDAAKAEGSVRKRGVLEGGFLGRKRAPPVPHLSSVPSGSEGGGSDSSATASPSPTKLGSSTSPRHRKLPSESSNQDSSL, encoded by the exons ATGGCCACGAATGGTAACAATTTAACGACAGGGATGGGAGAAATCATCCAGCTAAACGTCGGTGGGACAAG GTTCAGCACCTCCAGACAGACTCTGATGTGGATCCCAGACTCTTTCTTCTCAAG tttGCTGAGTGGAAGAATATCCACTCTTCGGGATGAAACTGGAGCT ATATTTATTGACAGAGACCCTACAGCTTTTGCACCAATTTTGAATTTCCTCCGAACCAAAGAATTGGACCTGCG gGGCGTCAACATCAGCATTCTGCGACATGAAGCTGAGTTTTACGGGATCACCCCTTTAG tacGGCGCTTGCTGCTGTGTGAGGAACTGGACCGCTCATCATGTGGCAGCGTTCTCTTCCATGGTTACCTGCCGCCCCCAG CCATCCCTGCCCGGAAGTCGAGCCCCGCCTCAGTAGCGTCTGGCATCTCCTCCTCCGACGAGCAGCCGGGTCCAAGTGGAGCAGAAGGTTTCACCCGTGTTGGTCCCCCTCCTCACCCCTCCCTCAATGGCTCACCTGGAACAGATGATAATCATAAACTGG gtccTATGGTTGACCCTAGGAAAGTGCTGATAATAGCAGGACATCACAACTGGATAGTAGCAGCTTACGCACACTTTGTCATCTGCTACAG GATAAAGGAATCTTCTGGATGGCAGCAGGTGTTCTCCTCTCCCTACCTTGACTGGACCATTGAACGCATTGCACTTAACGCCAAGGTGGTGGGTGGACCGCACGGAGACAAAGACAAGATGGTGGCAGCCGCCTCAGAAAACAACATCATCCTCTGGAGCATCCAAGATGGAGGCAGTGGCAATGAGATTG GTGTCTTCAGCCTTGGCGTACCTGTGGATGATCTCTTCTTCATCGGAAACCAGCTGGTGGCTACGAGCCACACGGGGAAGGTTGGGGTGTGGAATGCTGTTACACAGCACTGGCAG gtTCAAGATGTTGTTCCCATTACCAGCTGTGACACAGCAGGATCCTTCCTATTACTGGGTTGCAACAATGGCTCTATCTACTACATAg ACATGCAAAAGTTTCCACTGAGGATGAAGGACAATGATCTTCTGGTGACGGAGCTTTATCATGACCCTTCAAATGATGCCATCACTGCGCTATCTGTCTACCTCACACCTAAAACca gTGTGAGTGGAAACTGGATAGAGATAGCCTATGGGACCAGTAGTGGTGCAGTGAGGGTGATTGTGCAACACCCAGAGACTGTAGGGTCAGGTCCACAGCTCTTCCAGACGTTTACTGTGCACAGGAGCCCTGTGACGAAGATAATGTTGTCTGAGAAACATCTGGTATCAG TGTGTGCGGATAACAACCACGTTCGGACGTGGACGGTGACCAGGTTCAGAGGGATGATCTCCACCCAGCCAGGCTCCACTCCTCTGGCCTCCTTCAAAATACTGTCACTGGAGGAAACAGAGAGCCACGGGAGCTATTGTTCAGGGAATGATATag GTCCGTTTGGAGATAGAGACGACCAGCAGGTTTTCATTCAGAAGGTCATCCCCATCACCAACAAACTGTTTGTGAGGCTCTCATCTACTGGTAAAAG aatcTGTGAGGTGCAGTCAGTGGATGGGACCACCATTTCTTGCTTCATGGTACGGGAGTGTGAGGGTTCCAGCCGGATGGGGTCCCGACCTCGGCGCTACCTGTTCACTGGCCACGGCAACGGCAGTATCCAAATGTGGGACCTGACGACTGCGATGGACACTGCTaacaaaggagaggaaaggaagaaagatg ACGTTGGTGGACCTACAGAGGAGGAATTGTTGCAGCTGTTGGACCAGTGTGACCTGAGCACCTCCCGCTGTGCCACACCAAACATTAGCCCCGCCCCCTCAGTGCTTCAGCACACACGCCTCCGAGAATCCTGCTCCAG TCTCCAGTTACAGCCTCAGGAAACCATCCCTGAGAGCCAGGCCACTTATGGAGCTGTTCGACCCTACAGAGAGAGTCCCCTGCTGGCCCGTGCCCGACGAACTGAGTCCTTCCACAGCTACCG AGACTTCCAGAACTTCAGCCTTAGTCGAGGAGTCTTGGACAGCACAGGTCAGACAGCTGCCCAAAGTGCCAGCCAGACCCTGGACGCCCGCCGTTCACTCTGTGACTTTGGGCCCGAGGAGACTGAGAGGAGGGCCTCAGCCATGGAGCTTTGGGCTTGTCGAAGCATTGGTGCAAGCTCGAACAACAATGTCGGAGGTTTGACTACTGCTGGTGTTTACGGACCGAAGGCAGAAAGCAGCCAAGAGCCCCCACGGCAACCCCCAGACAGCCCGATCCCTGGAGGTGACGTCAGGCGAAAGGTGCATCCACAGCCAGAGGAGGGAGAAGGTGTGGGACCCGGCGGAGACGCAGCGAAGGCAGAGGGAAGTGTGAGGAAGAGGGGAGTACTAGAAGGAGGCTTTCTGGGTAGGAAGAGGGCTCCCCCAGtccctcacctctcctctgtcCCCTCTGGATCGGAGGGGGGTGGCAGCGACTCCTCTGCCACTGCCTCTCCCTCCCCAACCAAACTGGGTTCCTCCACCTCACCACGACACAGGAAGCTCCCCTCTGAGTCATCCAATCAGGACAGCAGCCTGTGA
- the kctd3 gene encoding BTB/POZ domain-containing protein KCTD3 isoform X3: MWIPDSFFSSLLSGRISTLRDETGAIFIDRDPTAFAPILNFLRTKELDLRGVNISILRHEAEFYGITPLVRRLLLCEELDRSSCGSVLFHGYLPPPAIPARKSSPASVASGISSSDEQPGPSGAEGFTRVGPPPHPSLNGSPGTDDNHKLGPMVDPRKVLIIAGHHNWIVAAYAHFVICYRIKESSGWQQVFSSPYLDWTIERIALNAKVVGGPHGDKDKMVAAASENNIILWSIQDGGSGNEIGVFSLGVPVDDLFFIGNQLVATSHTGKVGVWNAVTQHWQVQDVVPITSCDTAGSFLLLGCNNGSIYYIDMQKFPLRMKDNDLLVTELYHDPSNDAITALSVYLTPKTSVSGNWIEIAYGTSSGAVRVIVQHPETVGSGPQLFQTFTVHRSPVTKIMLSEKHLVSVCADNNHVRTWTVTRFRGMISTQPGSTPLASFKILSLEETESHGSYCSGNDIGPFGDRDDQQVFIQKVIPITNKLFVRLSSTGKRICEVQSVDGTTISCFMVRECEGSSRMGSRPRRYLFTGHGNGSIQMWDLTTAMDTANKGEERKKDDVGGPTEEELLQLLDQCDLSTSRCATPNISPAPSVLQHTRLRESCSSLQLQPQETIPESQATYGAVRPYRESPLLARARRTESFHSYRDFQNFSLSRGVLDSTGQTAAQSASQTLDARRSLCDFGPEETERRASAMELWACRSIGASSNNNVGGLTTAGVYGPKAESSQEPPRQPPDSPIPGGDVRRKVHPQPEEGEGVGPGGDAAKAEGSVRKRGVLEGGFLGRKRAPPVPHLSSVPSGSEGGGSDSSATASPSPTKLGSSTSPRHRKLPSESSNQDSSL, translated from the exons ATGTGGATCCCAGACTCTTTCTTCTCAAG tttGCTGAGTGGAAGAATATCCACTCTTCGGGATGAAACTGGAGCT ATATTTATTGACAGAGACCCTACAGCTTTTGCACCAATTTTGAATTTCCTCCGAACCAAAGAATTGGACCTGCG gGGCGTCAACATCAGCATTCTGCGACATGAAGCTGAGTTTTACGGGATCACCCCTTTAG tacGGCGCTTGCTGCTGTGTGAGGAACTGGACCGCTCATCATGTGGCAGCGTTCTCTTCCATGGTTACCTGCCGCCCCCAG CCATCCCTGCCCGGAAGTCGAGCCCCGCCTCAGTAGCGTCTGGCATCTCCTCCTCCGACGAGCAGCCGGGTCCAAGTGGAGCAGAAGGTTTCACCCGTGTTGGTCCCCCTCCTCACCCCTCCCTCAATGGCTCACCTGGAACAGATGATAATCATAAACTGG gtccTATGGTTGACCCTAGGAAAGTGCTGATAATAGCAGGACATCACAACTGGATAGTAGCAGCTTACGCACACTTTGTCATCTGCTACAG GATAAAGGAATCTTCTGGATGGCAGCAGGTGTTCTCCTCTCCCTACCTTGACTGGACCATTGAACGCATTGCACTTAACGCCAAGGTGGTGGGTGGACCGCACGGAGACAAAGACAAGATGGTGGCAGCCGCCTCAGAAAACAACATCATCCTCTGGAGCATCCAAGATGGAGGCAGTGGCAATGAGATTG GTGTCTTCAGCCTTGGCGTACCTGTGGATGATCTCTTCTTCATCGGAAACCAGCTGGTGGCTACGAGCCACACGGGGAAGGTTGGGGTGTGGAATGCTGTTACACAGCACTGGCAG gtTCAAGATGTTGTTCCCATTACCAGCTGTGACACAGCAGGATCCTTCCTATTACTGGGTTGCAACAATGGCTCTATCTACTACATAg ACATGCAAAAGTTTCCACTGAGGATGAAGGACAATGATCTTCTGGTGACGGAGCTTTATCATGACCCTTCAAATGATGCCATCACTGCGCTATCTGTCTACCTCACACCTAAAACca gTGTGAGTGGAAACTGGATAGAGATAGCCTATGGGACCAGTAGTGGTGCAGTGAGGGTGATTGTGCAACACCCAGAGACTGTAGGGTCAGGTCCACAGCTCTTCCAGACGTTTACTGTGCACAGGAGCCCTGTGACGAAGATAATGTTGTCTGAGAAACATCTGGTATCAG TGTGTGCGGATAACAACCACGTTCGGACGTGGACGGTGACCAGGTTCAGAGGGATGATCTCCACCCAGCCAGGCTCCACTCCTCTGGCCTCCTTCAAAATACTGTCACTGGAGGAAACAGAGAGCCACGGGAGCTATTGTTCAGGGAATGATATag GTCCGTTTGGAGATAGAGACGACCAGCAGGTTTTCATTCAGAAGGTCATCCCCATCACCAACAAACTGTTTGTGAGGCTCTCATCTACTGGTAAAAG aatcTGTGAGGTGCAGTCAGTGGATGGGACCACCATTTCTTGCTTCATGGTACGGGAGTGTGAGGGTTCCAGCCGGATGGGGTCCCGACCTCGGCGCTACCTGTTCACTGGCCACGGCAACGGCAGTATCCAAATGTGGGACCTGACGACTGCGATGGACACTGCTaacaaaggagaggaaaggaagaaagatg ACGTTGGTGGACCTACAGAGGAGGAATTGTTGCAGCTGTTGGACCAGTGTGACCTGAGCACCTCCCGCTGTGCCACACCAAACATTAGCCCCGCCCCCTCAGTGCTTCAGCACACACGCCTCCGAGAATCCTGCTCCAG TCTCCAGTTACAGCCTCAGGAAACCATCCCTGAGAGCCAGGCCACTTATGGAGCTGTTCGACCCTACAGAGAGAGTCCCCTGCTGGCCCGTGCCCGACGAACTGAGTCCTTCCACAGCTACCG AGACTTCCAGAACTTCAGCCTTAGTCGAGGAGTCTTGGACAGCACAGGTCAGACAGCTGCCCAAAGTGCCAGCCAGACCCTGGACGCCCGCCGTTCACTCTGTGACTTTGGGCCCGAGGAGACTGAGAGGAGGGCCTCAGCCATGGAGCTTTGGGCTTGTCGAAGCATTGGTGCAAGCTCGAACAACAATGTCGGAGGTTTGACTACTGCTGGTGTTTACGGACCGAAGGCAGAAAGCAGCCAAGAGCCCCCACGGCAACCCCCAGACAGCCCGATCCCTGGAGGTGACGTCAGGCGAAAGGTGCATCCACAGCCAGAGGAGGGAGAAGGTGTGGGACCCGGCGGAGACGCAGCGAAGGCAGAGGGAAGTGTGAGGAAGAGGGGAGTACTAGAAGGAGGCTTTCTGGGTAGGAAGAGGGCTCCCCCAGtccctcacctctcctctgtcCCCTCTGGATCGGAGGGGGGTGGCAGCGACTCCTCTGCCACTGCCTCTCCCTCCCCAACCAAACTGGGTTCCTCCACCTCACCACGACACAGGAAGCTCCCCTCTGAGTCATCCAATCAGGACAGCAGCCTGTGA